From Dendropsophus ebraccatus isolate aDenEbr1 chromosome 2, aDenEbr1.pat, whole genome shotgun sequence, a single genomic window includes:
- the ASXL3 gene encoding putative Polycomb group protein ASXL3 isoform X1, with translation MLHTNTRVGDGTFFKIPGKSGLYALKKEESTCLADETLEIGCESELDGTEMAEASSNGEENEVCLKQVTEEASSNRVQSKLVSSFQQHTKKALKQALRQQQKRRNGVSMMVNKTVPRVVLTPLKVSDEQSDSPSGHLKWTKAEDIDIETPGSILVNTNLRALINKHTFASLPQHFQQYLLLLLPEVDRQMGSDGALRLSNSALNNEFFAYAAQGWKQRLSEGEFTPEMQMRIRQEIEKEKKTEVWKERFFERFYGEKSGMSKEESLHLTSGQNSSEDESSSLETSLNLPGPSNQFENSAAACNETPVMLETEVIEETVCNMEHIPSKDIIGETALEEILISEESVIHEEIAEEVETTICECQEDDDKAEAEIAEEATNLNTQNEEKESTAENVESCVVMEDEMLPVVDRKIEEVKSDGQPDDMLEVSNALHECRSPSPVTSKSSEIEATGPEMTPIEDANKSDIDAPDTAPDQLGTEEVAPVEMELISEPDGQFSETACVSETSFSSQSPEEACASLTSPGGDMQSASEEPYTPASVEATFLSEVSSFENAETESQQKPLTESPPTSVASDASPLSNSPVISEASPSSNHPLTPEASPASNLPLTSEASPMSDAPLISETSSVSSLALTSETGHAPNAPATSDASSGYSPAPNKHLLLQQECSPTTSDESQSPSKDETDGYSEASQADTVGTEHESSETIKYNSATPNSDTSLSEDNQKHCNSERDHEKPNVASPPDTITIKNHSSHYRIVEKKYLSPSREGFEGTYSRNNDSVHSKSHDKLYTASLEVSGYYESTRSKSHKQQGGSQSRPDTSHYKSYDHNKQSEAVCREPEISKRKTAEQHGFGNYKEKRPRIDDDHHGRTSSLSSQSEREPPPREEPRVPPLKIQLSKIGPPFIIKSQPAPKLESKISSSTSVSGGRNTGARTLADIKARAQQARAQREAAAAAAVAAAASIVSGGVGSPSESSKTRTLAHIKEQTKAKLFVKHQVRVNTPQTSRDGKTKEGLPEIEVPTTSDAKVESSTGVIIINPNCKSPSSKATLHRDLSSTLQKSLSSSASSETDSDASVHGSNENIHVPHSSDKTVTSTSTEDCSVPMQYNKNICSVSVCLKNSLEKSAVLMSVESENTTSSVCNYNMLNPIKETDIPFIAVAPKCTDDTIHASVVNSTAPNSADDKRMPLTTSNVNPYTTVPISSIGNSLPNPHLSNSLVNSLNASYGPNTRHPDKLDAPKCDEDNPLDVCPSVQRMSNHEESGGDSHGRSSAPLYANTRRSMSTDPSPEKMHLDNVDKNSTGNLIGLHNKTLPTALIQTNRSIPCKVIVDHCTTPNSTFPFNPENADSLNRLGKCEPSIQNKTCPQVSVISRQENLNESTEQMSNSNIVNRLNRDDRNKSAPCASLLEATYMQQGKLNDSISCQQSFNEHLHSTPSFKCGTDNVPNSEYISNNRICWSDKEQMNTDKTMNHLSAPKHIEYSDENIVDNIKREPGSYPHVMKMNARSPVVNSIAIKSELNDSSKCFGVDSEGFSGQNSTQQGCDLNISLPTSKTPLGVAREEPLSLTTDTLKRVTNAGNASCRLSSVEANNPLVTQLLQGNLPLEKVLPQPRLGAKLEISRLPLQATSMYKTTSERMVPENSCSPTTDGKAYPLGSINPLQVRKRENHPKKRMARTMGEHAQVKCEPGKLSMDTDTNLSSCMMGSNINPMGQGQTFKQEWMNKHVVQGRITQSPEIKQQKRPLPSCSFQQNVFNVDKNGSYHPEASSSHRQHYYQMPMAQRGQASTVYMPPAAAKAQAANNAFAFSRHPEQKVLSETNVSTLPHRMANAYSPNVHIKEGDDLSNAQQTLQHKFLVHPSLSNAEVPSDQKQPAVTMETTKRLSWPQPTSICSNIKSEPISFEDGLNNSCELTIKQSSYEQSEVKEQLKAFALKNADFSSYLLSEPQKPFTPLAAQKTQTQQLPPPPPQQQQCGSYPAIHFGSTSFKRAASAIEKSIGILGSNSKAASGLGSQNAPMPAQKYADSSSADELELKCSCRLKAMIVCKGCGAFCHDDCIGPSKLCVACLVVR, from the exons GCTTTGAGGCAGCAGCAGAAGAGAAGAAATGGGGTCTCTATGATGGTAAACAAGACTGTCCCTCGTGTCGTCCTGACGCCTCTAAAGGTGTCTGATGAGCAGTCGGATTCACCTTCAG ggCATTTGAAGTGGACCAAAGCAGAAGATATTGACATTGAAACTCCAGGATCAATTTTAGTCAACACTAACCTGAGGGCTTTAATAAACAAGCATACGTTTGCTTCTTTACCTCAGCACTTTCAGCAGTACCTCCTGCTATTACTCCCTGAAGTAGATAGACAG ATGGGAAGTGATGGGGCTTTACGTCTTAGTAACTCTGCTTTGAACAATGAGTTCTTTGCATATGCAGCTCAAGGCTGGAAACAGCGATTGTCAGAAG GAGAGTTTACGCCAGAGATGCAAATGCGCATTAGACAAGAAattgaaaaggaaaagaaaacagAAGTTTGGAAAGAGAGATTTTTTGAAAGGTTTTATGGAGAAAA gtcTGGAATGTCTAAAGAAGAATCTCTACATCTAACATCTGGGCAAAACAGCAGCGAAGATGAAAGCAGCTCCCTAGAAACCTCTCTCAACCTACCAGGTCCATCTAACCAGTTTGAAAACAGTGCAGCAGCTTGTAATGAAACCCCAGTGATGTTAGAAACTGAAGTTATTGAAGAAACTGTGTGTAACATGGAGCATATTCCATCCAAGGACATCATTGGAGAAACTGCGCTGGAAGAAATATTGATATCTGAGGAGTCTGTGATACATGAGGAgattgctgaagaagttgaaaCAACCATTTGTGAATGCCAAGAAGATGATGATAAAGCCGAGGCTGAGATAGCTGAAGAAGCAACCAATCTGAATACACAGAATGAGGAAAAGGAGTCGACTGCAGAAAATGTGGAGTCTTGTGTTGTCATGGAGGATGAGATGTTACCTGTTGTGGATAGAAAAATAGAGGAGGTGAAATCTGATGGCCAACCAGATGACATGTTGGAAGTTTCGAATGCGTTACATGAGTGCAGATCcccatcacctgtcacctctaAGTCCTCAGAGATTGAAGCCACAGGACCAGAGATGACACCAATTGAAGATGCAAATAAATCAGACATTGATGCTCCTGATACTGCCCCTGATCAGTTGGGGACGGAAGAGGTGGCTCCTGTAGAAATGGAACTCATCAGTGAACCAGATGGACAGTTCTCTGAAACTGCATGCGTTTCTGAGACATCCTTTTCTTCTCAAAGTCCAGAGGAGGCATGTGCGAGTCTGACATCACCAGGAGGTGACATGCAGTCTGCTTCAGAGGAACCCTATACACCTGCATCTGTTGAAGCCACTTTTCTGTCTGAAGTTTCAAGCTTTGAAAATGCTGAAACAGAAAGTCAACAGAAACCTTTAACTGAAAGCCCACCAACCTCTGTTGCTTCAGATGCTTCACCTCTCTCCAATTCACCCGTCATATCAGAAGCATCTCCATCATCTAACCATCCACTGACGCCTGAAGCTTCTCCAGCATCAAATTTACCATTAACCTCGGAAGCATCTCCAATGTCAGATGCACCTTTAATATCAGAAACCTCTTCCGTTTCTTCcttagcactgacctctgaaacTGGACATGCACCCAATGCACCTGCTACTTCTGATGCATCTTCTGGGTATAGTCCTGCTCCAAATAAGCATCTCTTGCTACAGCAAGAATGCTCCCCTACCACATCTGATGAATCACAGTCACCGTCAAAGGATGAGACCGATGGTTACTCAGAGGCCTCCCAAGCAGATACTGTTGGCACTGAACATGAAAGCTCAGAAACCATTAAGTATAATTCAGCAACTCCAAACTCTGATACTTCATTGTCTGAAGACAATCAGAAACACTGTAATTCCGAAAGAGACCATGAGAAACCAAATGTAGCATCACCCCCAGACACCATAACTATTAAAAACCATTCAAGTCATTATCGTATTGTTGAGAAAAAGTATTTATCTCCTTCAAGAGAAGGATTTGAAGGAACTTATTCTAGGAACAATGATTCTGTTCATTCAAAGTCTCATGACAAACTATATACAGCCTCATTGGAAGTGTCAGGATATTATGAATCTACCAGAAGTAAATCTCATAAGCAACAGGGAGGCTCCCAAAGTCGACCTGACACTTCACATTATAAGTCCTATGACCATAATAAACAATCTGAGGCAGTTTGTCGAGAGCCTGAAATTTCTAAACGAAAAACTGCAGAGCAACATGGTTTTGGGAACTACAAAGAAAAGAGACCAAGGATTGATGATGATCATCATGGTAGAACATCTTCATTATCAAGTCAGTCCGAAAGAGAACCCCCACCTAGAGAAGAGCCCCGTGTGCCACCTCTCAAG ATCCAGCTGTCAAAGATTGGACCACCATTCATCATCAAAAGTCAACCTGCTCCCAAGCTTGAATCTAAGATTTCTTCTAGTACATCTGTTAGTGGGGGAAGGAACACTGGAGCTAGAACTCTTGCGGATATTAAGGCGAGAGCCCAACAAGCCAGAGCACAAAGAGAGGCGgcagctgcagcagctgtggcagcAGCTGCAAGTATAGTTTCTGGGGGTGTTGGAAGTCCCTCGGAAAGCAGTAAGACCAGAACGTTGGCCCATATCAAAGAGCAGACAAAAGCAAAGTTGTTTGTTAAGCACCAGGTCAGAGTCAACACACCGCAGACTAGCAGAGATGGAAAAACAAAAGAGGGTCTTCCAGAAATTGAAGTGCCAACTACTTCCGATGCAAAAGTGGAAAGTTCAACTGGTGTTATCATTATAAATCCAAACTGCAAATCTCCAAGCAGCAAAGCAACACTCCACCGGGACTTGTCTTCTACATTGCAAAAATCCCTCAGCTCTTCAGCATCATCAGAAACGGATTCTGATGCATCAGTGCACGGCTCTAATGAAAATATTCATGTGCCACATTCCAGCGACAAAACTGTTACATCTACCTCCACTGAAGATTGCAGCGTGCCAatgcaatataataaaaatatatgttcGGTGTCTGTCTGCTTGAAAAACTCACTTGAAAAATCTGCTGTCCTAATGTCTGTTGAGAGTGAAAACACtacatcatctgtctgtaactATAACATGCTAAACCCCATTAAGGAAACTGACATTCCTTTTATAGCTGTTGCACCAAAATGCACTGATGACACTATTCATGCCTCTGTCGTAAACTCCACTGCACCTAACTCTGCTGATGACAAACGAATGCCATTAACAACTAGTAATGTTAATCCTTACACCACTGTGCCAATTTCATCCATTGGAAATAGTCTGCCAAATCCTCATCTTTCTAATTCATTGGTTAATTCACTAAATGCCTCCTATGGTCCAAACACCAGGCATCCCGATAAACTAGATGCACCCAAGTGTGATGAAGATAATCCTTTAGATGTGTGTCCttctgtccaaagaatgtcaaACCATGAGGAAAGCGGAGGAGATTCTCACGGAAGGTCCTCTGCTCCACTATACGCCAACACCAGAAGATCAATGAGTACTGATCCTTCACCTGAAAAGATGCACCTTGATAATGTAGATAAAAACTCCACTGGTAATTTAATAGGATTACACAATAAAACACTGCCTACTGCTTTAATACAGACTAATAGATCTATTCCATGTAAAGTGATTGTCGATCACTGTACAACACCAAACTCCACTTTCCCTTTCAATCCTGAAAATGCTGATTCTCTGAATAGGCTCGGAAAGTGTGAGCCTTCTATTCAGAATAAAACATGTCCTCAAGTATCTGTAATTAGTAGACAGGAAAATCTCAACGAGAGCACGGAGCAAATGTCCAACTCAAACATTGTTAACCGGCTAAACAGAGATGATAGAAACAAGAGTGCTCCTTGCGCCAGCCTTTTGGAAGCAACGTACATGCAGCAGGGGAAACTAAACGACTCAATTTCTTGCCAACAGAGTTTTAATGAGCATCTACATAGCACACCTTCTTTCAAGTGCGGAACAGATAATGTTCCCAATTCAGAGTATATTTCTAATAACAGAATATGTTGGAGTGACAAAGAACAAATGAACACTGACAAAACTATGAACCATTTGAGTGCACCTAAGCACATAGAGTATTCTGATGAAAATATTGTAGATAATATTAAACGTGAACCTGGGAGTTACCCACATGTAATGAAAATGAACGCTCGTAGCCCGGTAGTAAACTCTATTGCAATCAAATCAGAACTAAATGATTCCAGTAAGTGTTTCGGGGTGGATTCTGAAGGATTTTCTGGGCAGAACAGTACGCAGCAAGGATGTGACTTGAATATTAGCTTGCCTACATCTAAAACACCACTCGGTGTTGCCAGAGAAGAACCCTTGTCATTGACTACAGACACTTTAAAGAGGGTTACAAATGCAGGGAATGCTAGTTGTCGACTTTCTTCTGTTGAAGCAAACAATCCCTTAGTCACACAGCTGCTTCAAGGCAATTTGCCTTTAGAAAAAGTTCTGCCTCAACCAAGACTAGGTGCAAAGTTGGAAATTAGTCGACTCCCGTTGCAGGCTACCTCTATGTATAAGACTACATCAGAGAGAATGGTGCCTGAAAACTCCTGCTCCCCTACCACTGATGGCAAGGCATATCCACTGGGAAGTATAAACCCTTTGCAAGTGAGAAAACGGGAAAACCATCCTAAGAAAAGGATGGCTAGGACTATGGGTGAACATGCCCAGGTCAAGTGTGAGCCTGGAAAGCTGTCAATGGACACTGATACAAACCTTTCTTCTTGCATGATGGGTTCTAATATAAATCCAATGGGTCAAGGGCAAACCTTTAAGCAGGAGTGGATGAATAAGCATGTGGTTCAAGGCAGGATTACACAGAGTCCGGAAATTAAGCAGCAGAAAAGGCCCCTGCCTTCTTGTAGCTTCCAACAAAATGTATTTAACGTTGATAAAAATGGTAGTTATCACCCAGAAGCTAGTAGCTCACACAGGCAGCATTACTACCAAATGCCCATGGCTCAGAGAGGTCAGGCGTCCACAGTCTACATGCCACCAGCTGCCGCAAAAGCCCAAGCAGCTAACAATGCGTTTGCTTTCAGTAGGCACCCAGAGCAGAAGGTACTGAGTGAGACGAATGTTTCAACGCTTCCTCATCGAATGGCCAACGCTTACTCCCCAAATGTTCATATTAAAGAAGGCGATGACCTAAGCAATGCCCAGCAGACATTGCAACATAAATTTTTAGTGCATCCTTCCTTATCTAATGCAGAAGTCCCTTCGGATCAAAAGCAGCCAGCAGTTACTATGGAAACCACAAAAAGACTTAGTTGGCCTCAGCCTACGAGCATCTGTAGCAATATAAAGTCTGAGCCCATCTCTTTTGAGGACGGTTTAAACAACAGCTGTGAACTGACCATTAAACAATCTTCCTACGAGCAAAGTGAAGTTAAAGAACAGTTAAAAGCGTTCGCCTTgaaaaatgcagatttttcttCCTATTTACTTTCCGAGCCACAAAAGCCTTTTACTCCGCTAGCTGCACAGAAAACACAAACACAGCAGctgccgccaccgccgccgcAGCAGCAACAATGTGGGAGTTATCCAGCAATTCATTTTGGTAGCACAAGCTTCAAAAGAGCAGCATCTGCTATTGAAAAATCTATTGGAATTTTAGGGAGTAATTCTAAGGCTGCATCCGGACTCGGCAGTCAGAACGCTCCCATGCCTGCACAGAAATACGCTGACAGCAGCAGTGCAGATGAACTGGAACTGAAGTGTTCTTGCAGGCTGAAAGCCATGATTGTGTGCAAAGGCTGTGGAGCCTTTTGTCATGATGACTGCATAGGTCCTTCAAAATTGTGTGTAGCGTGTTTAGTTGTTCGATAG